One Leucobacter muris DNA segment encodes these proteins:
- the hrpA gene encoding ATP-dependent RNA helicase HrpA, which produces MTQPRIEFPADLPVSQMRDEIEAAIRDNQVVIVAGETGSGKTTQLPKIALALGRERIAHTQPRRIAARTIAERIAEELGSELGGLVGYQVRFTDKVSEQTRIRLMTDGILLNAIHRDRDLRAYDTIIIDEAHERSLNIDFLLGYLKTLLPRRPDLKVIITSATIDPESFAEHFADPRTKRPAPIVEVSGRTYPVEIRYRPLVEKIERPETGAGRSEADAKRSPAGRAGTTAPESRVVTVERDLFDAIGDAVEELGAEDRGDVLVFLSGEAEIRDAADALRGRLGANRARPIEILPLYGRLSAAEQHRVFERASGASAAARRIVLATNVAETSLTVPGIRYVVDAGTARISRYSARSKVQRLPIEPVSQASANQRSGRSGRTSPGIAIRLYSEEDFESRPEFTEPEIRRTGLASVILQMLSLGLGDIARFPFLTPPDQRGIADGLGLLAELGAVEPLDRGGAPRDGRGKGRSGRAGGSANHRITKIGRELSRLPIEPRFARMVVEARRHEVVPQVLAIVAGLTIQDVRERPQEQRAQADQLHARFVDPQGDLMTLLNLWDYLQERQRELSSSAFRRLCKAEYLKFLRVREWMDLTRQLARIAGVRGGAAAARPRPRGADAERDDTTGAGSGSESGSGSGSGSGEAIHRSVLAGLLSQLGVRDDRQDRSAPARGRGAAGAVKRKPAQEYVGSRGTRFVLYPGSVLAKKPPEVVMSVELVETSRLFARSNAVVDPAWAEELAGPLAKRQVSEPHWEKKQGAAVAYERVTLFGVPIVDRRRVQLARFDREHARELFIRHALVDGEWDSRQAFDRANRQLRRELEQLEERTRRRDLVSDDEAVYDFYDARIPADVVSTRSFEGWWKEAQRAQPKLLTMRREDLVEGEAAEVDESEFPRQWRHGDQTLRLKYRFDPTADDDGVTVNVPLPLLPRLERGDFEKLVPGLRQELVTALIKTLPKAIRKHVVPAADWARTLLETVEPRLAATPSPVAEPQRRPGSSSEPTAAPSLLQLLADEIRRRTSVPVSPDDFDPSRLPAHLTPTFRVVDGRGRTVGSGKDLAALQAAHKDRATQGVAKVAAAAMPKSDLERKGATGWVFGELPRHVDTAYAKGRGSGAGVVRAYPAVVDRRTSVDLVLVADEVEQTRLSRRGIRRLVALSSPSPASYIRDHLSNQEKLLLGAGPYRSLDAAIADVSLAVADGVIRRHAPDGLVWSEAVFERIANDYARSLIDEIYAAIALTARVLDGARLARKAIDGTKSIQVLGQVADAAAQVDRLVFDGFVARTGLARLARLPVYFEAVQWRCRGLSENPGRDRARQNEVDRALALFEQAGGSIPLPEQAPEHLVRARWLIEELRVSLFAQHLRTAEPVSLQRIQKLLREA; this is translated from the coding sequence GGCTCGTCGGCTACCAGGTGCGCTTCACCGACAAGGTCTCCGAGCAGACCCGGATCCGCCTCATGACCGACGGCATCCTGCTCAACGCGATCCACCGCGACCGCGACCTGCGCGCCTACGACACCATCATCATCGACGAGGCCCACGAGCGGTCGCTCAACATCGACTTCCTGCTCGGCTACCTCAAGACGCTGCTGCCCCGCCGACCCGACCTCAAGGTGATCATCACCTCGGCCACCATCGACCCCGAGTCGTTCGCCGAGCACTTCGCCGATCCGAGGACGAAGCGCCCGGCCCCCATCGTCGAGGTGTCGGGCCGCACCTACCCGGTCGAGATCCGGTACCGGCCGCTGGTCGAGAAGATCGAGCGGCCCGAGACGGGCGCGGGTCGCTCGGAGGCGGACGCCAAGCGCTCGCCCGCGGGCCGAGCGGGTACCACCGCACCCGAGTCCCGGGTCGTCACGGTCGAGCGCGACCTCTTCGACGCTATCGGAGACGCGGTCGAGGAACTCGGCGCAGAGGATCGAGGCGACGTGCTCGTGTTCCTCAGCGGAGAAGCCGAGATCCGCGACGCCGCCGACGCCCTGCGCGGCCGCCTCGGCGCGAACCGCGCGAGACCGATCGAGATCCTGCCCCTCTACGGCCGCCTCAGCGCAGCCGAACAGCACCGCGTCTTCGAGCGCGCGAGCGGCGCGAGCGCGGCTGCGCGGCGCATCGTGCTCGCGACGAACGTGGCCGAGACCTCGCTCACGGTGCCGGGCATCCGCTACGTCGTCGACGCGGGCACCGCTCGCATCTCCCGCTATTCGGCGCGCAGCAAGGTGCAGCGTCTCCCGATCGAGCCCGTCTCCCAGGCGAGCGCCAATCAGCGTTCGGGGCGCTCCGGACGCACGAGCCCCGGTATCGCGATCCGCCTCTACTCCGAGGAGGACTTCGAGAGCCGCCCCGAGTTCACCGAACCCGAGATCCGCCGCACCGGCCTCGCATCCGTGATCCTGCAGATGCTCTCGCTCGGCCTCGGCGACATCGCCCGCTTCCCGTTCCTCACCCCGCCCGACCAGCGCGGCATCGCCGACGGCCTCGGGCTGCTCGCCGAACTCGGCGCCGTCGAACCGCTGGACCGCGGCGGCGCGCCCCGCGACGGGCGCGGCAAGGGGCGGAGCGGCAGGGCGGGCGGATCCGCGAACCACCGCATCACGAAGATCGGCCGCGAGCTCTCGCGTCTGCCGATCGAGCCGAGATTCGCGCGCATGGTCGTCGAAGCGCGCAGGCACGAGGTGGTGCCCCAGGTGCTCGCGATCGTCGCGGGCCTCACGATCCAGGACGTGCGCGAGCGGCCGCAGGAGCAGCGCGCGCAGGCCGACCAGCTGCACGCCCGCTTCGTCGACCCGCAGGGCGACCTCATGACCCTGCTGAACCTCTGGGACTACCTGCAGGAGCGGCAGCGCGAGCTGTCGTCGAGCGCGTTCCGCCGCCTGTGCAAGGCCGAATACCTCAAGTTCCTGCGCGTGCGCGAGTGGATGGACCTCACCCGCCAGCTGGCGCGCATCGCGGGGGTGAGGGGCGGTGCAGCCGCCGCTCGACCCCGCCCCCGCGGCGCCGACGCGGAGCGGGATGACACGACGGGCGCGGGATCGGGATCCGAATCGGGATCGGGATCGGGATCGGGATCGGGCGAGGCGATCCACCGCTCCGTCCTCGCCGGCCTGCTCTCGCAGCTCGGCGTGCGCGACGATCGGCAGGATCGCAGCGCTCCCGCTCGCGGCCGGGGCGCCGCGGGCGCCGTGAAGCGCAAGCCCGCCCAGGAGTACGTCGGATCCCGGGGCACCCGCTTCGTGCTGTACCCGGGGTCGGTGCTCGCCAAGAAGCCGCCCGAGGTGGTGATGAGCGTCGAACTCGTCGAGACCTCGCGGCTCTTCGCGCGCTCGAACGCCGTGGTCGACCCGGCCTGGGCCGAGGAGCTCGCGGGGCCGCTGGCTAAGCGCCAGGTCTCAGAGCCGCACTGGGAGAAGAAGCAGGGCGCCGCCGTCGCCTACGAACGGGTCACCCTCTTCGGCGTGCCCATCGTCGACCGCCGCCGCGTGCAGCTCGCCCGCTTCGACCGCGAGCACGCGCGCGAGCTGTTCATCCGCCACGCCCTCGTCGACGGCGAGTGGGACTCGCGCCAGGCCTTCGACCGCGCCAACCGGCAGCTGCGCCGCGAGCTCGAGCAACTCGAAGAGCGCACCCGCCGCCGCGATCTCGTGAGCGACGACGAGGCCGTCTACGACTTCTACGACGCCCGCATCCCCGCCGACGTCGTCTCGACCCGCAGCTTCGAGGGGTGGTGGAAGGAGGCGCAGCGCGCGCAACCGAAACTGCTCACCATGCGCCGAGAAGACCTCGTCGAGGGCGAGGCCGCCGAGGTCGACGAGAGCGAGTTCCCCCGCCAGTGGCGGCACGGCGACCAGACGCTGCGCCTGAAGTACCGCTTCGACCCGACCGCCGACGACGACGGCGTCACCGTGAACGTGCCGCTGCCGCTGCTGCCCCGCCTCGAACGCGGCGACTTCGAGAAGCTCGTGCCCGGTCTGCGCCAGGAGCTCGTCACCGCGCTCATCAAGACGCTGCCGAAGGCGATCCGCAAGCACGTCGTGCCCGCCGCGGACTGGGCGCGCACGCTGCTCGAGACGGTGGAGCCGCGACTGGCGGCGACACCGAGCCCGGTCGCCGAGCCGCAGCGGCGGCCGGGTTCTTCGTCAGAGCCGACCGCCGCACCCTCGCTGCTGCAGCTGCTCGCCGACGAGATCCGCCGCCGCACGAGCGTGCCGGTCTCCCCCGACGATTTCGACCCCTCGCGGCTGCCCGCCCATCTCACCCCCACGTTCCGCGTGGTCGACGGGCGCGGGCGCACCGTCGGCTCGGGCAAGGACCTGGCCGCGCTGCAGGCCGCCCACAAGGATCGCGCGACGCAGGGCGTCGCGAAGGTCGCGGCGGCGGCCATGCCGAAGAGCGACCTCGAGCGCAAAGGGGCGACCGGCTGGGTCTTCGGCGAACTGCCCCGGCACGTCGACACCGCCTACGCGAAGGGCCGCGGATCGGGCGCGGGCGTGGTGCGCGCCTACCCCGCCGTGGTCGACCGCCGCACGAGCGTCGATCTCGTGCTCGTGGCCGACGAGGTCGAGCAGACCCGGCTCTCGCGGCGCGGGATCCGCCGCCTCGTCGCGCTGAGCTCGCCCTCTCCGGCCAGCTACATCCGCGACCACCTCTCGAACCAGGAGAAGCTGCTGCTCGGCGCGGGGCCCTACCGCTCGCTCGACGCCGCCATCGCCGACGTGTCGCTCGCGGTCGCCGACGGCGTGATCCGCCGTCACGCCCCCGACGGGCTGGTGTGGTCGGAGGCCGTGTTCGAGCGCATCGCGAACGACTACGCGCGATCCCTGATCGACGAGATCTATGCCGCGATCGCGCTCACCGCGCGCGTGCTCGACGGGGCGCGACTCGCCCGCAAGGCGATCGACGGCACCAAGTCGATCCAGGTGCTCGGCCAGGTCGCCGACGCGGCCGCGCAGGTGGATCGCCTCGTCTTCGACGGCTTCGTGGCGCGCACCGGGCTCGCGCGGCTGGCGCGGCTGCCCGTGTACTTCGAGGCGGTGCAGTGGCGATGCCGAGGGCTCTCCGAGAACCCCGGGCGCGACCGGGCGCGGCAGAACGAGGTCGACCGCGCGCTCGCGCTCTTCGAGCAGGCGGGCGGGTCGATCCCGCTGCCGGAGCAGGCGCCCGAGCATCTCGTGCGCGCCCGCTGGCTCATCGAGGAGCTGCGGGTGAGCCTGTTCGCGCAGCACCTGCGCACGGCCGAGCCGGTGTCGCTGCAGCGCATCCAGAAGCTGCTGCGCGAGGCGTAG